A stretch of the Thermoleophilaceae bacterium genome encodes the following:
- the xerD gene encoding site-specific tyrosine recombinase XerD produces the protein MGEVLSVATIATPPGSRPFEHLVLDFLAYLEFERGLSRNTLEAYRSDLLQLGRFLDERGTSATEVSGNDLSDFLTGLATGAGRAPASPATVHRKAACLRSFYRHLRREGILDTDPTSDLVSPRRSQKLPQVLSRGEVGKLLEQPRGTEPSALRDRALLELMYACGLRASEVTGLEVADVDLEDGVLLARGKGSKQRLVPVGRAAVDALRRYVARGRPALVGAREETRLFVNFRGGPLTRQGLYKIVRRHAQSAGLADRMSPHTLRHTFATHLLAGGCDLRSVQEMLGHADVATTQLYTHLSSERLKDVYFRAHPRATA, from the coding sequence ATGGGCGAAGTCCTCAGCGTGGCCACGATCGCGACACCGCCCGGCTCGCGCCCCTTCGAGCACCTCGTCCTCGACTTCCTCGCCTACCTCGAGTTCGAGCGCGGGCTGTCGCGCAACACGCTGGAGGCCTACCGGTCGGACCTGCTGCAGCTCGGCCGCTTCCTCGACGAGCGCGGCACGTCGGCCACCGAGGTCTCCGGGAACGACCTCTCCGACTTCCTCACCGGCCTGGCCACCGGGGCCGGGCGCGCTCCCGCGTCGCCCGCCACGGTGCACCGCAAGGCCGCCTGCCTGCGCTCCTTCTACCGCCACCTGCGGCGTGAGGGCATCCTCGACACCGATCCCACATCGGACCTGGTCAGCCCCCGCCGCAGCCAGAAGCTGCCGCAGGTGCTCTCGCGCGGGGAGGTCGGGAAGTTGCTGGAACAGCCGCGCGGGACAGAGCCGTCGGCCCTGCGCGACCGTGCCCTGCTCGAGCTGATGTACGCGTGCGGGCTGCGCGCCTCCGAGGTCACCGGGCTCGAGGTGGCCGACGTCGACCTCGAGGACGGCGTGCTCCTGGCGCGCGGGAAGGGCTCGAAGCAGCGGCTGGTGCCGGTCGGGCGGGCGGCGGTGGACGCACTCCGGCGCTACGTCGCCCGCGGTCGCCCTGCGCTCGTGGGCGCCCGCGAGGAGACCCGCCTGTTCGTCAACTTCCGCGGCGGGCCCCTCACCCGCCAGGGGCTCTACAAGATCGTGCGCCGCCACGCGCAGTCGGCCGGGCTGGCCGACCGCATGAGCCCGCACACCCTGCGTCACACCTTCGCCACCCACCTGCTGGCCGGCGGTTGCGACCTGCGCTCGGTGCAGGAGATGCTCGGGCACGCCGACGTGGCCACCACCCAGCTCTACACCCACCTCTCCAGCGAGCGCCTGAAGGACGTGTACTTCCGGGCGCACCCCCGCGCCACGGCCTGA
- the mutM gene encoding bifunctional DNA-formamidopyrimidine glycosylase/DNA-(apurinic or apyrimidinic site) lyase: MPELPEVETIRRQLAPALEGRTLTSVEVLDPRWCAPAPPGEVAAAVTGRRVERVSRRGKYLDWELDEEVHVVMHLRMTGNLLHRPQPAGDAPYTRVRFGLDDGGEVLFCDVRRFGTGVVLLGDAARDDYFASRLGVEPLGEEFTVEALRAQARGRRAPVKAFLLSQERIAGVGNIYADEALFRARIHPLRPVGTLKRAQLGELRDAVVASLQAGIDARGATIDDFRNADGARGSFQDRFLVHTREGEPCVRCGTTIVKLRAAGRGTYVCPRCQPKPRARPAQADRRARRR, translated from the coding sequence TTGCCGGAGCTGCCCGAGGTCGAGACCATCCGCCGCCAGCTCGCCCCGGCGCTCGAGGGGCGCACGCTCACGAGCGTCGAGGTGCTCGATCCCCGCTGGTGCGCGCCCGCGCCGCCCGGGGAGGTGGCCGCCGCGGTGACGGGGCGGCGTGTGGAGCGGGTCTCGCGCCGCGGCAAGTACCTCGACTGGGAGCTGGACGAGGAGGTCCACGTGGTCATGCACCTGCGCATGACCGGCAACCTGCTCCACCGCCCCCAGCCCGCCGGGGACGCGCCCTACACCCGGGTGCGGTTCGGGCTCGACGACGGGGGCGAGGTGCTCTTCTGCGACGTGCGCCGCTTCGGCACCGGCGTCGTGCTGCTCGGCGACGCCGCGCGCGACGACTACTTCGCCTCCCGCCTCGGGGTGGAGCCGCTGGGGGAGGAGTTCACCGTCGAGGCGCTGCGCGCGCAGGCCCGCGGGCGGCGCGCCCCGGTGAAGGCGTTCCTGCTCTCCCAGGAGCGGATCGCGGGGGTGGGCAACATCTACGCGGACGAGGCCCTCTTCCGTGCGCGCATCCACCCGTTGCGGCCGGTGGGCACGCTCAAGCGCGCGCAGCTCGGGGAGCTGCGCGACGCCGTGGTCGCGTCACTCCAGGCGGGCATCGACGCGCGCGGCGCCACGATCGACGACTTCCGCAACGCCGACGGCGCCCGCGGCTCGTTCCAGGACCGCTTCCTGGTGCACACCCGGGAGGGCGAGCCCTGCGTGCGCTGCGGCACCACGATCGTGAAGCTGCGCGCGGCGGGGAGGGGGACCTACGTCTGCCCGCGCTGCCAGCCCAAGCCCCGCGCGCGCCCCGCGCAGGCTGATCGCCGCGCCCGCCGGCGCTGA
- a CDS encoding glutaredoxin domain-containing protein, with translation MADAKKVTLYTTEPCGFCRQAKALLEGRGISVHEVNLAKDPEGRAALVALTGQMTFPQIIAGERVIGGFRELLEADRDGVLDDLLAA, from the coding sequence ATGGCGGACGCGAAGAAGGTCACCCTCTACACCACCGAGCCCTGCGGCTTCTGCCGCCAGGCCAAGGCCCTGCTCGAGGGCCGCGGCATCTCGGTCCACGAGGTCAACCTCGCCAAGGACCCCGAGGGCCGCGCCGCCCTCGTTGCCCTCACCGGCCAGATGACCTTCCCCCAGATCATCGCGGGCGAGCGGGTGATCGGCGGCTTCAGGGAGCTCCTCGAGGCCGACCGCGACGGCGTGCTGGACGACCTGCTCGCGGCGTAG
- the recO gene encoding DNA repair protein RecO, whose amino-acid sequence MPGSFKTEAVVLRSIRFGEADRVLHLYTERRGRIGAVAKGVRRVRSRFGGRLEPLSRVNLVLHEGRGELCTVTQADTVHAHGALKDRRDSLERGVQACEAVLRVFDSEEPNHPAYNLLCRELALLDSEPAAATRAQALAFRLKLLLAAGFVPELAACATCGEREHLGAFSAGAGGVVCGGCEAGSFPLDADAHGFLVEALARPLTEAPAAPEPVLRQADRAIAETLEHHAHVRLRRVA is encoded by the coding sequence ATGCCCGGTTCCTTCAAGACCGAAGCGGTTGTTCTCCGCTCCATACGCTTCGGCGAGGCCGATCGGGTCCTGCACCTCTACACGGAGCGGCGTGGACGAATCGGGGCGGTGGCGAAGGGGGTGCGGCGGGTGCGCTCGCGCTTCGGTGGGCGGCTCGAGCCGCTGTCGCGCGTGAACCTCGTGCTGCACGAGGGGAGGGGAGAGCTCTGCACGGTCACCCAGGCCGACACCGTGCACGCCCACGGCGCGCTCAAGGACAGGCGCGACTCGCTCGAGCGCGGCGTGCAGGCGTGCGAGGCCGTGCTGCGGGTGTTCGACTCCGAGGAGCCCAACCACCCCGCCTACAACCTGCTCTGCCGCGAGCTGGCCCTGCTCGACAGCGAGCCCGCGGCGGCCACCCGGGCCCAGGCGCTCGCGTTCCGGCTCAAGCTGCTGCTGGCCGCGGGCTTCGTACCCGAGCTGGCCGCCTGCGCCACCTGCGGCGAGCGTGAGCACCTCGGCGCCTTCTCCGCCGGCGCGGGGGGCGTGGTCTGCGGGGGCTGCGAGGCGGGCTCGTTCCCGCTCGACGCCGATGCCCACGGGTTCCTCGTGGAGGCGCTCGCGCGCCCGCTCACCGAGGCGCCCGCAGCGCCCGAGCCGGTGCTTCGCCAGGCCGATCGGGCGATCGCCGAGACGCTCGAGCACCATGCCCACGTGAGGCTCCGCCGGGTAGCCTGA